The bacterium genome includes a window with the following:
- a CDS encoding isoprenylcysteine carboxylmethyltransferase family protein → MCSKPVLEWFARYRIFISKIFGVSLIIIFLFSENIWAQKPYAGWLALTLQSLGLIFVTICVLGRLWSAVYLCGNKTFTLVTKGPYSVVRNPLYFFSFLGVIGIALTAGSFTGLLLIIFMFMFNYLPTILDEEKTLERFHTDNLAEYMAKVPRLIPNFSLLDEPEVYEIKPHAFRKTFFDVAWFFWVYLILEIIQGLHSFNVLPVFFKII, encoded by the coding sequence ATGTGTTCAAAACCTGTTTTAGAGTGGTTTGCAAGGTATAGAATTTTTATTTCAAAGATTTTTGGAGTTTCTCTTATAATTATATTTTTATTTTCGGAAAATATATGGGCGCAGAAACCTTATGCAGGCTGGTTAGCACTGACTTTGCAATCATTAGGGCTTATATTTGTTACTATTTGTGTTTTAGGAAGATTATGGTCTGCTGTTTACCTTTGCGGAAATAAAACATTCACTCTTGTAACCAAAGGGCCTTACTCGGTAGTTAGAAATCCCCTTTATTTCTTCAGTTTTCTTGGCGTAATAGGCATAGCTCTCACGGCAGGAAGTTTTACAGGGCTACTATTAATAATTTTTATGTTTATGTTTAATTATTTACCAACTATTCTGGATGAAGAAAAAACGCTTGAAAGATTCCATACAGATAATCTAGCGGAATATATGGCAAAAGTTCCAAGACTAATACCGAATTTTTCACTTTTAGACGAGCCCGAAGTTTATGAAATCAAACCGCATGCTTTTCGTAAAACATTCTTTGATGTAGCGTGGTTCTTCTGGGTTTATTTAATTCTGGAAATTATACAGGGACTGCACTCTTTTAATGTTTTACCCGTATTTTTCAAGATTATTTAA